DNA sequence from the Candidatus Methylarchaceae archaeon HK02M2 genome:
CTACGAATGCTCAGACATAACCATCAAGGAGAACTCGATTATTCATTCTGATAATTATGGAATATATATTGAAGATTCAACCGATATAACCATACTTGAAAATACTATCTTTAGAACAGTAGATTCTTCTTATGGTGAGGGCATATACGTGGACAACGAGAATCTGTACAATGACGATCTTGATGCGAGAGAAGAAGGCGAGGATCTCCCTCTTCACAACATAATTATAAAGGGAAATAAGATAGCAAACTGTTACAGTGCGGGTATATATCTCTACTATGTGAATGGGGTATACATATCATCAAACCTGATAATCAGCAATGATTCTTACGGGATATATCTAGAATACTGCCCGATAGTATCCATAACAAACAACAAGATCTTGGATAACGCTGATTCTCCTATATATCTAGATGGAGATTTGGGCTGGGATCCAGAAACTGATGACGTAAGGACGAGTGCTACAGTAAGTAACAACAAGATCATGGGTAACGACGGTTATGCTATATACGGATGGTACTATCAAAACGTGGTCATAACGTACAACGAGATAGCAGGCAATGAATACGGCATAGATATCTACGGATATGACGAAACTTTCTTGATGGAGCCCATACTGATAGCATATAACGTAATAACAGGTGCCACTGACGAAGAAGCGATATATCTTGATGGTGAAGTATCCGATGTTTCAATCCTATACAACAAGATAGAAGGGAATTACGGAGGTATCTACATAGATGGATCTGACCTTTGTGAGGGTCTTCTCATCAAGGGTAATGTTATCACTGGAAGTATCGAAGATTACGCCCTTGAAGTTACTGACTACGATGCACCCATAACCATAGAATGGAACACGATTCTGAGCAACTATTACGGTGTATATCTATTTGATCTGGAAAACCCGCAGATACTACACAATACGATAATGTACACATGTTACGATGATGAAGGACTGGAACTAGGAGATAATGATGATGACGATGGTGGAGGTCTGATCGCCTACAACACTATCGCGTATAATGAAGACTCAAACCTGTATCTTGGTTATTACCTCAAAGATGTAATCATAGAGTACAATACCATAACCGGTGCAGATGATTATAACATCGAGGTAATCAATTCTGAGGATATCACATTACAGTACAACTCAATATGGGATAGCGTGGAATATGGGATTTATTGGTCCAGCTCTTCTGGCTTGATACACGGCAATACAATAGGCCACAGTGGCCATTGGCCACTAT
Encoded proteins:
- a CDS encoding right-handed parallel beta-helix repeat-containing protein encodes the protein MKKLAGTLTIALLLIMPLLLVIPLPVVAEPTKDLSSAIGGGTGGEFHLDPSVLYTTDSDIMITGDTHIYGNGARIDLDDNSIIITGAYLYIERCNIANGDYSLDFEDGASGFVYNNVIADDNSYAIYIYECSDITIKENSIIHSDNYGIYIEDSTDITILENTIFRTVDSSYGEGIYVDNENLYNDDLDAREEGEDLPLHNIIIKGNKIANCYSAGIYLYYVNGVYISSNLIISNDSYGIYLEYCPIVSITNNKILDNADSPIYLDGDLGWDPETDDVRTSATVSNNKIMGNDGYAIYGWYYQNVVITYNEIAGNEYGIDIYGYDETFLMEPILIAYNVITGATDEEAIYLDGEVSDVSILYNKIEGNYGGIYIDGSDLCEGLLIKGNVITGSIEDYALEVTDYDAPITIEWNTILSNYYGVYLFDLENPQILHNTIMYTCYDDEGLELGDNDDDDGGGLIAYNTIAYNEDSNLYLGYYLKDVIIEYNTITGADDYNIEVINSEDITLQYNSIWDSVEYGIYWSSSSGLIHGNTIGHSGHWPLSGAGEYGIELSNADATTISGNTIWGNYYGIYLSNSGDPASEPVDIIRNYIAHNVYGIYLSGESDPTIGGTYDNRNYIIRNFEDGVHINSDDADPTITYNNIFENYLFGVYTETQTADIDAENNFWGDISGPGDPATFGEGPGIGDEVSDDIDYTPWEVVVIP